The sequence AAGCAGTTTCGAGTCGCAGCGAAAAACGCTCGCTTGTCTACCGTCGTGGACCAGCTCAATTCCAAGGGTTATCCGCAGCCCAGCGGCGGATTTCGCCCATCCTGTCGCGAGTGAACATGAAATCGCTGGGCGCTGCGCCTAGGTGGCACGATTGGCAGCGTTCGGCGAACGACGTCCGCAGCACCTGCATACC is a genomic window of Mesorhizobium huakuii containing:
- a CDS encoding cytochrome P460 family protein — encoded protein: MEKGEGWGLDFSAEQRTGDWHFQQFNAGMQVLRTSFAERCQSCHLGAAPSDFMFTRDRMGEIRRWAADNPWN